Within the Streptomyces sp. NBC_00353 genome, the region CCCACCACCGGCCTCGACCCCCGCTCCCGCCACAACATGTGGCAGATCATCCGCGAGCTCGTCTCCGGCGGCGTCACCGTCTTCCTCACCACCCAGTACCTGGAAGAAGCCGACGAGCTCGCCGACCGCATCGCCGTACTCAACGACGGCAAGATCGCCGCCGAAGGCACCGCCGACGAGCTGAAGCGGCTGATCCCCGGCGGACACGTCCGGCTCCGCTTCACCGACCCGGCCGCCTACCAGAGCGCCGCCTCCGCACTGCGCGAAGTAACCCGCGACGACGAGGCACTGTCCCTGACCATCCCCAGCGGCGGCAGCCAGCGCGAGCTGCGCTCCATCCTCGACTGGCTGGACTCCGCCGGCATCGAGGCCGACGAACTGACCGTGCACACCCCCGACCTCGACGACGTGTTCTTCGCCCTGACCAGCTCCAGCGTCCCCGACCAGCCCAAGGAGACAGTCCGATGAGCGCCCTCTCCCTCGCCGTACGCGACTCGAACACGATGCTGCGGCGCAACCTGCTGCACGCCCGGCGCTACCCGTCCCTCACCCTGAACCTGCTGCTGACGCCGATCGTCCTGCTGCTGCTGTTCGTCTACGTCTTCGGCGACGTGATGAGCGCGGGCATCGGTGGTGGCGGCGCCGATCGCTCGCAGTACATCGCGTATCTCGTCCCGGGCATCCTGCTGATGACCGTTGGCGGCACCCTGGTCGGGACCGCGGTGTCCGTCTCCAACGACATGACCGAGGGCATCATCGCCCGCTTCCGCACGATGGCGATCCACCGCGGCTCCGTACTCATCGGACACGTCATCGGCAGCGTGCTGCAGGCGGTCATCAGCGTGGTTCTTGTCGGTGCCGTCGGCGTGGCCATCGGCTTCAGGTCCACGGACGCCACGGTCCTGGAGTGGATCGCGGCGTTCGGGCTGCTCGCGCTGTTCGCCCTGGCGTTCACCTGGATCGCGGTCGGGATGGGCATGGTCAGCCCGAGCGCCGAGGCGGCCAGCAACAACGCGCTGCCGCTGGTCTTCCTGCCGCTCATCTCCAGCGCCTTCGTCCCGGTCGACGCGATGCCGGGATGGTTCCAGCCGATCGCCGAGTACCAGCCGTTCACCCCGGCCATCGAGACCCTGCGCGGACTGCTCCTCGGCACCGAGATCGGCAACAACGGGTGGATCACCATGGTCTGGTGCCTGGGGCTGGCCGTGCTCGGCTACTTCTGGTGCAAGTCGCTGTTCAACCGCGACCCGAAGTAGCGGGAGCAGGACCGGGCAGCAGCCTTGCGGGCCACGGCCCCCAGCTCCGTCCCACTCCAGGGCGGCGTACTCCGGCACCGCGTCGGCGTACGCCGCCCCGTCCGCGTTCTTTGCCGCCTGCCGGGCCCACGCCGCCACGGTGCTGTGATCACCCAGGGCCTGATGCGCGCGTTCT harbors:
- a CDS encoding ABC transporter permease; the protein is MSALSLAVRDSNTMLRRNLLHARRYPSLTLNLLLTPIVLLLLFVYVFGDVMSAGIGGGGADRSQYIAYLVPGILLMTVGGTLVGTAVSVSNDMTEGIIARFRTMAIHRGSVLIGHVIGSVLQAVISVVLVGAVGVAIGFRSTDATVLEWIAAFGLLALFALAFTWIAVGMGMVSPSAEAASNNALPLVFLPLISSAFVPVDAMPGWFQPIAEYQPFTPAIETLRGLLLGTEIGNNGWITMVWCLGLAVLGYFWCKSLFNRDPK